The following proteins are co-located in the Fusobacteria bacterium ZRK30 genome:
- the ftsZ gene encoding cell division protein FtsZ: MIHTNEHLVKIKVMGIGGSGGNAINDMIEAGVTGVEYIAANTDAQDLHNSLADIRIQLGEKSTRGLGAGANPEIGKQAAEEDLDKIKTLLEETDMLFITSGMGGGTGTGAAPVIARVAKEMGILTVAVVTKPFTFEGKSRMKNADSGIVNLKESVDALIIIPNDKLFELPEKTITLQNAFMEANNVLKIGIKGLADLILKTGLINLDFADIKTTMLDSGIAMIGFGEMEGENRAIKATEKALQSPLLEKSISGASKILINISGSSALGLNEAFAISNMVKEAAGKSVDDVMFGVTTDDEMGDRLQVTLVATNFSDESTEKKVVAIEKPSLAKTVEKKEEEDLEIPAWMRRNN; the protein is encoded by the coding sequence ATGATACACACGAATGAGCATTTGGTGAAGATAAAGGTAATGGGGATAGGGGGTTCCGGAGGGAATGCAATAAATGATATGATCGAAGCAGGAGTAACAGGAGTAGAATATATTGCAGCCAATACAGATGCCCAAGATCTACACAATTCTTTAGCTGACATAAGAATACAGTTAGGGGAAAAATCAACGAGAGGGTTGGGAGCAGGAGCTAACCCGGAGATTGGAAAACAAGCAGCAGAAGAAGATTTAGACAAGATAAAAACTCTATTAGAAGAAACAGATATGTTATTCATAACATCTGGAATGGGTGGAGGTACAGGTACAGGTGCAGCTCCGGTAATAGCCAGAGTAGCAAAAGAGATGGGGATTTTAACTGTTGCAGTAGTTACAAAACCATTTACTTTTGAAGGAAAGAGCAGAATGAAAAATGCAGATTCAGGAATAGTTAACCTAAAAGAATCTGTAGATGCGCTGATTATCATACCAAATGATAAATTATTCGAACTTCCGGAAAAAACTATAACATTACAAAATGCTTTCATGGAAGCTAATAATGTTTTGAAAATTGGAATTAAAGGTCTGGCTGACCTAATATTAAAGACAGGATTAATAAACTTAGACTTCGCTGATATTAAAACGACTATGTTAGATTCAGGGATAGCTATGATAGGATTTGGAGAGATGGAAGGGGAAAATAGAGCCATTAAAGCCACTGAAAAAGCCCTTCAAAGTCCATTATTAGAAAAATCAATATCTGGGGCAAGTAAGATATTAATCAATATATCCGGATCATCGGCATTGGGATTAAATGAAGCTTTTGCAATATCAAATATGGTAAAGGAAGCTGCAGGAAAATCTGTAGATGACGTAATGTTTGGTGTTACAACTGATGATGAGATGGGAGACAGATTACAAGTAACTCTGGTTGCAACTAACTTTAGTGATGAATCAACAGAAAAAAAAGTAGTAGCTATAGAAAAACCAAGTTTAGCTAAAACAGTAGAGAAAAAAGAAGAGGAAGATTTAGAGATTCCAGCTTGGATGAGAAGAAATAATTAA
- the rpsF gene encoding 30S ribosomal protein S6, with amino-acid sequence MTNYEIMYIINPTVMEDARGAIIEKVETILTAANATELKTTKMGERKLAYPIEKKGTGFYVLTTFKAEGQNLQAAENKLNITEEVMRYIIVKNK; translated from the coding sequence ATGACAAATTACGAAATAATGTACATTATTAACCCAACAGTTATGGAGGATGCCAGAGGTGCTATCATTGAGAAAGTAGAAACTATCTTAACAGCAGCAAACGCAACTGAATTAAAAACTACAAAAATGGGTGAAAGAAAGTTAGCTTATCCAATCGAAAAGAAAGGAACAGGTTTCTACGTATTAACTACGTTCAAAGCTGAAGGGCAAAACTTACAAGCAGCAGAAAACAAGTTAAACATTACTGAAGAAGTTATGAGATATATCATCGTTAAGAACAAGTAA
- a CDS encoding single-stranded DNA-binding protein has translation MNLVVLTGRLVRDPELKYGQSGMAYCKFTLAVNRMRKDDPADFISCAAFGKTAELIGEYLRKGNNTGVQGRIQTSTYEVNGEKRYRTEVIVDRIEFLESRNSGANSFESDSNSKPKTTNSYNQPKYTEPKQSGVVEEEDDEFPF, from the coding sequence ATGAACTTAGTGGTTTTAACTGGTAGACTTGTTAGAGATCCAGAATTAAAGTATGGTCAAAGTGGAATGGCTTATTGCAAATTCACACTAGCAGTCAATAGAATGAGAAAAGATGATCCAGCAGATTTTATTAGTTGTGCTGCCTTTGGTAAGACAGCTGAATTGATTGGAGAGTACCTAAGAAAAGGTAATAATACCGGAGTACAAGGTAGAATTCAAACAAGTACTTATGAAGTTAATGGGGAAAAAAGATACAGAACAGAAGTTATTGTTGATAGAATCGAATTTTTAGAGTCTAGAAACAGTGGAGCTAATAGTTTTGAATCTGATTCAAATTCTAAACCCAAAACAACAAATAGCTATAATCAACCAAAGTATACAGAACCAAAGCAATCGGGCGTTGTCGAAGAAGAAGATGACGAATTCCCGTTCTAA
- the rpsR gene encoding 30S ribosomal protein S18, translating into MAEFRKRRKRAKLRVKAEELNYKNADLLKRFMSDKGRINPARVTGASAKLQRKLTRAIKRARNIALLPYTNIEK; encoded by the coding sequence TTGGCAGAATTCAGAAAGAGAAGAAAAAGAGCAAAATTAAGAGTTAAAGCTGAAGAGTTAAACTATAAGAATGCAGATTTATTAAAGAGATTCATGTCTGATAAAGGTAGAATCAATCCTGCAAGAGTAACTGGTGCAAGTGCTAAGTTACAAAGAAAGTTAACTAGAGCAATAAAGAGAGCTAGAAACATTGCTTTATTACCTTACACAAACATAGAGAAGTAA
- the pilB gene encoding type IV-A pilus assembly ATPase PilB, with amino-acid sequence MVVVKRRRGIGEILVEKKLITKDGLEKALEEQKKTGEKLGEILIELGYLDEENMLDALGEQNKVKVKVIDETDLKLEVLAILSEEYMKEKIILPLRINGKKLMVAMENPKDTFLIDELQMKTNMVIKPVLAMKSNIMEYLEKYIHKRDEKTETQTDNVLDELNKFAEEDIEIESNYKDEDIVSSLGSDSAPVVKGVNAIIVKAVKLQASDIHIEPYEKEIRIRYRLDGLLITVKKMPKHIMNAIVSRIKIMCDLDIAEKRLPQDGRFRIKIGDRRVDFRVSTLKTIHGEKVVMRILDRGSVQLDLSSLGYDEKALKIVNRVIQNPYGIILVTGPTGSGKSTTLYSVLDKLNKEDVNISTAEDPVEYELEGINQVQCKPDIGLTFAASLRSFLRQDPDIIMVGEIRDGETAEISIKAALTGHLVLSTLHTNDAPSSIHRLLNMGVEPFLISASISMVIAQRLVRRICPHCMGKDGESSNKLMAMDLDKNDYEGLDFKIGAGCEKCNNTGYKGRSVIYEIMEVDDEMKNLISENTTSIDIKNLAVKKGMDTLRESGMKKAVLGVTSLDEVMRVTLS; translated from the coding sequence ATGGTGGTAGTAAAGAGAAGACGGGGAATCGGAGAGATTTTAGTAGAGAAAAAGTTGATAACAAAAGATGGGTTGGAAAAAGCTTTGGAAGAGCAAAAAAAAACCGGGGAAAAGTTGGGAGAAATTTTAATAGAACTGGGTTATTTAGATGAGGAAAATATGCTCGATGCTTTGGGGGAGCAAAATAAAGTAAAGGTAAAGGTAATAGATGAAACAGATCTGAAATTAGAAGTATTGGCAATCTTATCAGAAGAGTATATGAAGGAAAAAATAATTTTACCATTACGGATAAATGGAAAAAAACTTATGGTAGCTATGGAGAATCCAAAAGATACGTTTTTAATAGACGAATTGCAGATGAAAACAAATATGGTTATTAAACCGGTATTAGCAATGAAATCTAATATAATGGAATATCTGGAAAAATATATCCACAAAAGAGATGAGAAAACAGAAACTCAAACAGATAATGTATTGGATGAATTGAATAAATTTGCAGAGGAAGATATAGAGATTGAAAGTAACTATAAAGATGAAGATATAGTTAGTAGTTTGGGATCTGATAGTGCACCTGTGGTAAAAGGGGTAAATGCCATAATAGTAAAAGCTGTAAAACTGCAGGCCAGTGATATCCATATAGAGCCCTATGAAAAAGAGATAAGGATAAGGTATAGATTGGACGGTTTATTGATAACTGTTAAAAAAATGCCTAAGCATATTATGAATGCTATAGTTTCAAGGATAAAAATTATGTGTGATCTGGATATTGCAGAGAAAAGACTTCCCCAGGATGGAAGGTTTAGGATAAAAATAGGAGATAGACGAGTTGATTTTCGTGTGTCCACTCTAAAAACTATTCATGGGGAAAAAGTAGTAATGAGAATATTGGATAGGGGATCGGTACAGCTGGATTTATCCAGTTTAGGTTATGATGAAAAAGCATTGAAAATAGTAAATAGAGTTATTCAAAATCCATATGGAATTATACTGGTGACAGGACCTACTGGTTCTGGGAAGTCCACAACTTTGTATTCTGTATTGGATAAATTAAATAAGGAAGATGTAAATATATCTACAGCGGAAGATCCAGTGGAATATGAATTGGAAGGAATAAATCAAGTCCAGTGTAAACCAGATATAGGGCTTACTTTTGCGGCTTCTCTTCGAAGTTTTTTGAGGCAGGATCCGGATATCATAATGGTAGGAGAGATAAGAGATGGAGAAACTGCAGAGATCTCTATTAAAGCTGCTCTAACAGGGCATTTGGTATTATCTACTCTCCATACCAATGATGCACCTAGTTCTATTCATAGATTATTAAATATGGGGGTAGAGCCATTTTTGATCTCAGCTTCTATATCGATGGTTATTGCTCAAAGGTTAGTTAGGCGAATTTGTCCTCACTGTATGGGCAAAGACGGTGAATCCTCCAACAAATTAATGGCTATGGATTTGGATAAAAATGATTATGAAGGTTTAGATTTTAAAATAGGAGCAGGTTGTGAGAAGTGTAATAATACCGGCTACAAAGGAAGAAGTGTTATATATGAGATAATGGAAGTAGATGACGAGATGAAAAACCTTATTTCTGAAAATACAACAAGTATAGACATAAAAAATTTGGCGGTAAAAAAAGGTATGGATACCTTGAGGGAATCAGGGATGAAGAAAGCTGTATTAGGAGTGACTAGTTTGGACGAGGTGATGAGAGTCACGCTGTCATAA
- a CDS encoding type II secretion system F family protein gives MLYKYTALDSRGKKVNGEMEAKSPIELRKMLRQQKLILVKSNKKASFSMQNGMFQRVKTKDIAVFTRGLSTMINAGVGLIRCFEILEAQIEKPKLKEVVSQVREEISSGMPLAACLAKHPKYFDKLYISMVKAGEASGMLDSVLMKIATSLEKSEEIKGKVKGAMIYPSIVFFTAIVVMFFMLAFIIPKFMLLFEGTGVEMPLLTRMVMKASDIASRFWYLFILGTGLIFYGIKKARSTPKGRRTFDILLLKAPLFGTFVRKTAMARFTRTMSTLLNSGVTILMAFDICGEIVGNTLIEEAILEAKDSIRDGASIYKPLANSGQFPPMVTDMIEVGEESGQLTEILEKVADFTEMELEEAVRNLLSAFEPLIILFMSVGVGILIIAMFLPLFKMSDMVG, from the coding sequence ATGTTATATAAATATACTGCCTTGGATAGTCGTGGTAAAAAAGTTAATGGAGAGATGGAGGCTAAATCTCCTATAGAACTCAGAAAAATGTTGAGACAGCAAAAATTAATTCTTGTAAAGTCGAATAAAAAGGCGAGTTTTAGTATGCAAAACGGTATGTTTCAAAGGGTCAAAACTAAGGATATAGCTGTCTTTACAAGAGGGCTATCCACCATGATAAATGCAGGGGTAGGACTTATCAGGTGTTTTGAAATCCTGGAAGCCCAAATTGAAAAACCTAAATTAAAAGAAGTTGTCTCTCAAGTGAGGGAGGAAATAAGTTCGGGGATGCCTTTGGCAGCATGTTTAGCTAAACATCCTAAATATTTTGATAAATTATATATAAGTATGGTAAAAGCAGGGGAAGCATCAGGAATGCTGGATTCGGTACTCATGAAGATAGCTACATCATTGGAAAAATCTGAAGAGATAAAGGGAAAGGTAAAGGGAGCCATGATCTATCCGTCCATTGTATTTTTCACTGCGATAGTTGTAATGTTTTTTATGTTAGCTTTTATAATTCCAAAATTTATGCTGTTATTTGAAGGAACAGGGGTGGAGATGCCACTTCTTACCAGGATGGTTATGAAAGCCAGTGATATTGCTTCTAGATTTTGGTATCTCTTTATTTTGGGAACCGGGTTGATTTTTTATGGTATAAAAAAAGCTAGATCAACTCCTAAGGGGAGAAGGACTTTTGATATTCTTCTATTAAAGGCACCTCTCTTTGGAACATTTGTGAGAAAAACAGCCATGGCCAGGTTTACGAGGACTATGTCTACTCTTTTAAATAGTGGAGTTACGATCCTTATGGCTTTTGATATATGTGGTGAGATTGTGGGGAATACTCTTATAGAGGAAGCTATATTAGAGGCCAAGGATAGTATAAGAGACGGAGCCAGTATATATAAACCATTGGCGAATAGCGGACAGTTTCCTCCTATGGTGACAGATATGATTGAAGTAGGTGAAGAGAGTGGACAGTTAACCGAAATTTTGGAAAAAGTAGCAGATTTTACCGAGATGGAATTGGAGGAAGCTGTCAGAAATTTACTCTCTGCCTTTGAGCCACTAATAATTTTATTTATGTCAGTAGGAGTAGGAATTTTGATCATCGCTATGTTCCTGCCTTTATTCAAGATGTCAGATATGGTAGGATAG
- a CDS encoding ABC transporter ATP-binding protein yields the protein MNNIISVKNISLIYKERDILKKIKGSKGSIGVKNISFDVNEGEIFSIIGLNGAGKTSTLKCILGLMKPDEGEIEVFGKKELKGMDFEKVGYLPEISYYPKSMKLMDLMRYYGELYNIPKDELDKKIDKILNKIGLMSRKNERLEKFSKGMLQKVGIAQAILNNPKLLFLDEPMSGLDPLARELVIEIILELKSKGATIFFNTHILEDVASIADRVAIIDKGKLVEILDMKKIVLEQDDFLLKNHFIKTVGEK from the coding sequence ATGAATAATATTATTTCTGTAAAAAATATTTCCTTGATCTATAAGGAGAGGGATATATTAAAAAAAATAAAGGGATCTAAGGGTAGTATCGGGGTAAAAAATATCTCTTTCGATGTAAACGAAGGGGAAATTTTTTCCATAATAGGTCTCAATGGAGCAGGAAAGACAAGTACGTTGAAGTGCATCTTAGGGTTGATGAAACCCGATGAGGGTGAGATAGAGGTATTTGGAAAGAAAGAATTGAAGGGAATGGATTTTGAGAAGGTAGGTTATCTGCCGGAAATCTCCTACTATCCCAAGAGTATGAAACTTATGGATTTGATGAGGTATTATGGAGAACTCTACAATATCCCAAAGGATGAATTAGATAAAAAAATAGACAAGATATTAAATAAAATAGGTCTTATGTCTAGAAAGAATGAAAGGCTGGAAAAGTTCTCCAAGGGGATGCTGCAAAAGGTTGGGATAGCTCAGGCTATCCTAAATAATCCTAAATTATTATTTTTAGATGAACCCATGTCGGGATTAGACCCTTTAGCCCGTGAGTTGGTTATAGAAATAATATTGGAATTAAAATCTAAAGGAGCTACAATATTTTTCAATACTCATATATTGGAGGATGTAGCCAGTATAGCAGATAGGGTAGCTATAATTGATAAGGGGAAATTAGTAGAGATATTGGATATGAAAAAAATTGTGTTGGAACAGGATGATTTTTTATTGAAGAATCATTTTATAAAAACAGTAGGAGAGAAGTAA
- a CDS encoding type II secretion system GspH family protein has protein sequence MKRLKKGFTLIELLVVIAIIGILATTLAPKLREQLAKAKDSKAIALLGAARTAGSVVLVDKMITTTTASITMSLADVEVKLDKKSKALTTTSAGGVTIGGGDNGTKIVYGGVVDFTITDDAGAEKSAAGDVTVGEEFGLNLVKGTDAQDKSTEGKLWTEY, from the coding sequence ATGAAAAGATTGAAAAAAGGATTCACACTGATTGAATTATTAGTAGTAATCGCAATAATCGGAATATTAGCAACAACATTGGCACCGAAGTTAAGAGAACAGTTAGCAAAGGCTAAAGACTCAAAGGCAATAGCGTTATTAGGAGCAGCAAGAACAGCAGGGAGTGTAGTATTAGTAGATAAGATGATAACTACAACAACTGCGAGTATAACTATGAGTTTAGCAGATGTAGAAGTAAAATTAGATAAAAAATCAAAAGCTTTAACAACTACAAGTGCTGGAGGAGTGACTATTGGTGGAGGAGATAATGGTACTAAAATAGTGTATGGTGGAGTAGTAGACTTTACCATTACTGATGATGCCGGTGCTGAAAAATCTGCTGCTGGAGATGTTACTGTTGGAGAAGAGTTTGGGTTAAATTTAGTTAAAGGAACAGATGCTCAGGATAAAAGTACAGAAGGGAAACTTTGGACAGAATATTAA